TCCATAATGACCCTATTATCCAGATGATCCCCTCAAAGTGGCCGCCTGTTATTTTAGCGTCTCCGTTTACTACCAGGATGCCGTTTCCTGTCCAATTGTTGTCTGTTATGCGGAAATCTTCCAGAGAGTCTATGTCCACCCATGTAATATTACTTACAGGCGTTACATTGTTGGGAGGGTCTACGTAAGAATTATTGGCGCTATCTTCCATTGTTTCTTTTGAGATCCCAAAGATTTCTTCAAAGTCAAATACGTAATTTTCGTCTATATCACCGTTGATCTCAGCGCTGCCCCTTACAACCACATCACCATTTGCAGTAATAGCTGAGGTGACCCCAGATGGCCCTGCAAGAGCCGATTGTTCCACTATCGCCCTTATTGTGCGTACTATATTATTAGGGTCTGTAGTATCTGTATCTGGCACACCACCTGTAGAGACTACCAGGTATCTGGTCGATGAAACAGAGCTTGTTTGAGTCGAGTAGCTCCCTGAGCCCAGGGTAGCAGAGAAAGAAGCAGTCGAAAGATCTGAGATCGCCTTGTCCAGTCCTGCTTCTGCCAGCCAAAAGGCCTGCATAGAATCTCTTTCTTTAGATGCTACTCTTTGTTCACCAATGCTCCTGCTGGCAAAACCTACAGTGAGTATCACAAGCACAGTAATGACCATGTATGAAGCAATGAGTATCATGCCTCTATTGTTTTTAATAAAGCGTGTCCGTATCATGGATTTCTTACCTTTACTTCTGTGGTATTAGTTAAGGTTGTCTGAATAGTGCTAAATCCGGGAAAAGTATTTTTTTGTACACCAAGTGTAACATTTATTATATCTGGAGTTGGGGCATTTCGGCTAAGATCGAGTGACGAGATGTTATTTGCTAAGACTCTTTGAGTTGCATCTTGTGTCCTGAGTAGCTGAGAGCTGTTTAAACCACCGACGGTGTATTGTATATTAGTAGACCATGTAGTGCCAGCCGCGGAGATCGATTGAGGGATCTGGAATGTTATGGAGCTGTAGGTTGTTCCATCAGCAGGTACGCCAGAGATAGTAGAAAGCCTTGCCTGCCGCAGCTCTTTAGTCATGGTATTTAAACCCCTTCGCGCATCCTGTTGCACACTAAGCTGAGATCCACCTGATTTCCAGCAGCTTCTAGCTGTTCCTAAGAGCATAAATATCGCGCCTATCATAATCGAGAATAAGAATACGACTATAATCAATTCTATCAATGAAAGGCCCGCAGGCTTTTTTAAGATCATCTTTCTCCTATTAGTGTTACGATTTCAGCAGGTGAAGAGAGCCGGCCGTCTCCGTTCAAATCTTCGCCTCCGCCCAGCGCACCATTTAGATCTATATCCTCACCTATTATTCTATTCGAGCGTTCTCGCCATGAAATAGCTACGCATACCTCTAAAAGGTCTGGATCTGTATTGTCTATGGATATAGCGCCTTCTGCGTCAGCCACAGGAAAGCCAGCTGGATTAAAATTAGTACCATTATAATTGGCATACAGGGTGCTGAAATCCGAATCCCGGATCTCTTCCATTTTATCCTGACATGCTGTCATGGCTAGTGTGGTGTTTTTCGAATTTTGATTAAGGGAAGCAAGGCCTACGAATAGCGCTAAAAGCCC
The Candidatus Gorgyraea atricola genome window above contains:
- a CDS encoding prepilin-type N-terminal cleavage/methylation domain-containing protein; translated protein: MILKKPAGLSLIELIIVVFLFSIMIGAIFMLLGTARSCWKSGGSQLSVQQDARRGLNTMTKELRQARLSTISGVPADGTTYSSITFQIPQSISAAGTTWSTNIQYTVGGLNSSQLLRTQDATQRVLANNISSLDLSRNAPTPDIINVTLGVQKNTFPGFSTIQTTLTNTTEVKVRNP
- a CDS encoding prepilin-type N-terminal cleavage/methylation domain-containing protein, with translation MKMRRNGFTLLELMITAAILVVSITGLLALFVGLASLNQNSKNTTLAMTACQDKMEEIRDSDFSTLYANYNGTNFNPAGFPVADAEGAISIDNTDPDLLEVCVAISWRERSNRIIGEDIDLNGALGGGEDLNGDGRLSSPAEIVTLIGER